A stretch of Gasterosteus aculeatus chromosome 4, fGasAcu3.hap1.1, whole genome shotgun sequence DNA encodes these proteins:
- the LOC120818433 gene encoding uncharacterized protein LOC120818433, whose protein sequence is MRPRSRRLSKRRLVLPTIREGAEESLRDLNEANGLHVSSEDYLLSICHLASPTFPARHTSPDGIHPLQLEALNQRLSRLGDSTSEASDRRQAEEINPNGEREFGNCDPLEYLYGHRRAPPGGVRGAFVPHASTPDLPRQHKSSCPELHSSRNTCDPSPSPRHSFPRLEAGRERPQEGERHSPAIKPSLIARWLSDCRSAWREARVRARMPPAIAEM, encoded by the coding sequence ATGCGGCCACGCTCCAGACGGCTGTCCAAGAGACGACTCGTGCTGCCGACAATCAGAGAGGGCGCCGAGGAGTCGCTGAGGGATCTGAATGAGGCCAACGGGCTCCACGTCTCCTCGGAGGACtacctcctctccatctgccacCTGGCCAGCCCCACCTTCCCCGCCAGGCACACCTCCCCCGACGGCATCCACCCTCTGCAGCTGGAGGCGTTAAACCAGCGGCTGTCAAGGCTCGGTGATTCCACATCAGAGGCCAGCGACAGGCGGCAGGCCGAGGAGATCAACCCGAATGGCGAGCGGGAGTTTGGCAACTGTGACCCTCTGGAGTACCTCTACGGCCACCGGAGGGCCCCGCCGGGAGGCGTGAGGGGGGCGTTTGTCCCCCACGCCTCCACTCCAGACCTCCCACGCCAGCACAAGAGCAGCTGCCCTGAGTTACACAGCAGCAGGAACACATGTGATCCGAGCCCCTCGCCGAGGCACAGCTTCCCCCGGTTGGAGGCCGGGAGAGAGAGGCCgcaggagggggagagacaCAGTCCGGCCATCAAACCGTCCCTCATCGCCCGGTGGCTCTCTGACTGCAGGTCGGCGTGGAGGGAGGCGCGTGTCAGAGCTCGCATGCCGCCCGCCATCGCTGAGATGTAG
- the LOC120818103 gene encoding growth-regulated alpha protein isoform X2 produces MSGIMKVFLLLAVMFCISEAQRNQCLCANVQRGIQSGTKMKDIQIQIYPPSAFCDKVEIVVSNNNGRRYCLNPELKPVQRLIAIIMKPAPSTTTRPTELNKTSSTAHI; encoded by the exons ATGTCCGGCATCATGAAAGTGTTTCTGCTCCTGGCTGTCATGTTCTGCATCTCCGAAGCTCAAC GAAATCAGTGTCTGTGTGCAAATGTCCAGAGGGGAATTCAAAGTGGGACTAAAATGAAGGACATCCAGATCCAGATCTACCCACCATCCGCCTTCTGTGACAAAGTGGAGATTGT TGTCTCCAACAACAACGGCCGTCGCTATTGCCTGAACCCCGAGTTGAAGCCGGTGCAAAGACTCATCGCTATAATTAT GAAACCGGCGCCCTCTACTACGACCAGACCAACCGAGCTCAACAAAACCAGCAGCACGGCTCACATCTGA
- the LOC120818103 gene encoding growth-regulated alpha protein isoform X1 has translation MSGIMKVFLLLAVMFCISEAQLDHTSGNQCLCANVQRGIQSGTKMKDIQIQIYPPSAFCDKVEIVVSNNNGRRYCLNPELKPVQRLIAIIMKPAPSTTTRPTELNKTSSTAHI, from the exons ATGTCCGGCATCATGAAAGTGTTTCTGCTCCTGGCTGTCATGTTCTGCATCTCCGAAGCTCAAC TTGATCACACGTCAGGAAATCAGTGTCTGTGTGCAAATGTCCAGAGGGGAATTCAAAGTGGGACTAAAATGAAGGACATCCAGATCCAGATCTACCCACCATCCGCCTTCTGTGACAAAGTGGAGATTGT TGTCTCCAACAACAACGGCCGTCGCTATTGCCTGAACCCCGAGTTGAAGCCGGTGCAAAGACTCATCGCTATAATTAT GAAACCGGCGCCCTCTACTACGACCAGACCAACCGAGCTCAACAAAACCAGCAGCACGGCTCACATCTGA
- the LOC120818102 gene encoding growth-regulated alpha protein isoform X1 has product MSGIMKVFLLLAVMFCISEAQLDHTSGNQCLCANVQRGIQRGTKMKDIQIQIYPPSVFCDKVEIVVSNNNGRRYCLNPELKPVQRLIARIMKPAPSTATRPTELN; this is encoded by the exons ATGTCCGGCATCATGAAAGTGTTTCTGCTCCTGGCTGTCATGTTCTGTATCTCCGAAGCCCAAC TTGATCACACGTCAGGAAATCAGTGTCTGTGTGCAAATGTCCAGAGGGGAATTCAACGTGGGACTAAAATGAAGGACATCCAGATCCAGATCTACCCACCATCCGTCTTCTGTGACAAAGTGGAGATTGT TGTCTCCAACAACAACGGCCGTCGCTATTGCCTGAACCCCGAGTTGAAGCCGGTGCAAAGACTCATCGCTAGAATTAT GAAACCGGCGCCCTCTACTGCGACCAGACCAACCGAGCTCAACTAA
- the LOC120818102 gene encoding C-X-C motif chemokine 9 isoform X2, which yields MSGIMKVFLLLAVMFCISEAQRNQCLCANVQRGIQRGTKMKDIQIQIYPPSVFCDKVEIVVSNNNGRRYCLNPELKPVQRLIARIMKPAPSTATRPTELN from the exons ATGTCCGGCATCATGAAAGTGTTTCTGCTCCTGGCTGTCATGTTCTGTATCTCCGAAGCCCAAC GAAATCAGTGTCTGTGTGCAAATGTCCAGAGGGGAATTCAACGTGGGACTAAAATGAAGGACATCCAGATCCAGATCTACCCACCATCCGTCTTCTGTGACAAAGTGGAGATTGT TGTCTCCAACAACAACGGCCGTCGCTATTGCCTGAACCCCGAGTTGAAGCCGGTGCAAAGACTCATCGCTAGAATTAT GAAACCGGCGCCCTCTACTGCGACCAGACCAACCGAGCTCAACTAA